Proteins encoded by one window of Chaetodon trifascialis isolate fChaTrf1 chromosome 15, fChaTrf1.hap1, whole genome shotgun sequence:
- the dexi gene encoding dexamethasone-induced protein homolog, with translation MTHPIYAQLDSVESLLDELPYMFYLGLFFVNVLILYYAFLMEYIVLNVGIVFLPEDMDQALVDLGVLSDPASVPYDTDTELDVFEGYLE, from the coding sequence ATGACACATCCAATTTATGCCCAGCTAGATTCGGTAGAATCGCTGTTGGACGAACTCCCATATATGTTTTATCTGGGCCTGTTCTTTGTGAACGTCCTGATCCTCTACTATGCCTTTCTGATGGAGTACATCGTCCTGAATGTGGGGATAGTGTTTCTGCCTGAGGACATGGACCAAGCGCTGGTGGACCTCGGGGTGCTGTCCGACCCGGCCTCTGTCCCGTACGACACGGACACGGAGCTGGATGTCTTTGAGGGGTATCTTGAGTGA